The following proteins come from a genomic window of Gopherus flavomarginatus isolate rGopFla2 chromosome 22, rGopFla2.mat.asm, whole genome shotgun sequence:
- the PIGV gene encoding GPI mannosyltransferase 2 codes for MMKLMNRKDPYVREVIRFAVCCRALTLVLQALFNFLIPDHAADAFSPPRLSEPSLCDWLSEWLLGGLSHWDAEHFLFIAEHGYLYEHNFAFFPVYPLSVRAMAEVTLWPLQGLLCLRSRLLLSAVLLNSLLSVLAAAVLYELGCAVLRCRRMAFLSAVLFCLTPANVFMTAAYSESMFAFLVFSAMLQLEKGQSWTSGLLFSLAAGVRSNGVINTGFLIYSQSKDLALQLQAGAWTVMKLPQVWRRLLRFAASVVLISAGVFFPFALFQSYAYLRFCNPDASSEHAVPRPLLQLAVDKGYRLAAMNEMKPVWCSQGLPVVYSYIQDVYWNVGFLRYFELKQVPNFLLAVPVTVLGSWATWFYLTANPQYCLMLGLVRRKKEARKGEDSDKPMDGFCCSSVFVYMVHAMALLAFGILCMHVQVVTRFLGSSTPVLYWFSAHLLQDYEPLLWKEGAAIQTAASLSEKPSVGSSFPGAFRKGISENPIVKLLLNWRISSPLTKCILGYFLSYWLLGLILHCNFLPWT; via the exons ATGATGAAGCTGATGAATAGAAAAGACCCCTATGTTCGAGAGGTCATCCGGTTTGCAGTGTGTTGCAGAGCCCTGACACTTGTGCTCCAG GCCCTGTTTAACTTCTTGATCCCGGATCATGCAGCAgatgccttctctcctccccgccTGTCAGAACCCAGTCTCTGTGACTGGTTGTCAGAATGGCTGTTGGGGGGCTTATCACACTGGGATGCAGAGCACTTCCTGTTCATAGCTGAGCATGGCTACCTGTATGAGCACAACTTCGCCTTCTTCCCAGTGTACCCCCTCAGTGTGCGAGCCATGGCAGAGGTCACACTGTGGCCCCTGCAAGGGCTGCTGTGTTTACGGAGCCGCCTGCTCTTGTCAGCGGTGCTTTTAAATTCTCTCCTCTCAGTCCTGGCAGCTGCTGTCCTCTATGAGCTGGGGTGTGCGGTGCTACGATGTCGCAGGATGGCCTTCCTCTCTGCTGTCCTCTTCTGCCTCACCCCCGCCAATGTGTTCATGACAGCCGCTTACTCAGAAAGCATGTTTGCTTTCCTGGTGTTCAGtgccatgctgcagctggagaAAGGGCAGAGCTGGACCAGCGGACTGCTCTTCTCCCTTGCTGCTGGTGTGCGCTCCAACGGGGTGATCAACACTGGCTTCCTCATCTATTCCCAGAGTAAAGACCTTGCCCTCCAACTCCAGGCAGGTGCCTGGACTGTAATGAAGCTGCCTCAGGTCTGGAGACGACTCCTCCGATTTGCAGCTTCAGTGGTTCTGATATCTGCTGGGGTCTTTTTCCCTTTTGCTTTGTTTCAGTCCTATGCCTACTTGAGATTCTGCAATCCTGATGCCAGCTCTGAACATGCAGTTCCCAGGCCGCTATTGCAGCTGGCTGTGGATAAGGGGTATCGTCTAGCAGCCATGAATGAGATGAAACCTGTGTGGTGCTCCCAGGGGCTCCCTGTGGTCTATTCTTACATTCAAGATGTTTACTGGAATGTGGGCTTTCTAAGGTACTTTGAGCTTAAACAGGTACCCAACTTCCTGCTAGCTGTGCCGGTTACTGTGCTGGGCTCTTGGGCCACCTGGTTCTACCTCACTGCAAATCCCCAATACTGCTTAATGCTTGGCCTAGTGAGAAGAAAGAAGGAAGCAAGGAAAGGAGAGGACTCTGATAAGCCAATGGATGGATTTTGCTGCTCCAGTGTCTTCGTTTACATGGTCCATGCCATGGCTCTTCTGGCCTTCGGAATCCTCTGCATGCATGTGCAG GTTGTAACCAGGTTCCTAGGCTCATCTACACCAGTCTTGTACTGGTTCTCTGCTCATCTGCTTCAGGACTATGAACCTTTGCTGTGGAAAGAAGGAGCTGCTATCCAGACTGCAGCATCCCTCTCCGAGAAGCCCAGTGTAGGCAGCTCTTTTCCTGGAGCGTTCAGAAAAGGGATTTCTGAAAACCCCATCGTGAAATTACTGCTGAACTGGAGAATAAGTTCCCCGCTCACCAAatgcattctgggatacttcctgTCTTACTGGCTGCTGGGGCTGATCCTACACTGCAACTTCCTGCCTTGGACATAG